In one Silene latifolia isolate original U9 population chromosome 10, ASM4854445v1, whole genome shotgun sequence genomic region, the following are encoded:
- the LOC141606799 gene encoding receptor-like protein EIX1 isoform X1, whose amino-acid sequence MEKLESLVYLLELKHIESLDLSYNNFGHRSIPRVMGSMKQLRYLNLSFASFGGLIPFDLRNLTNLQVLDMGSDWDSDYEIVVDSLGWVSGLRELRYLNMNHVNMSYSHDWIESLIGPLPYIRELQLNNCGLTHYKHVHRNYSIAAHLPISYLDLSSNNLGGDILCILQNLTSLEYLDLSDSIHLPQFDFSNDSMNLWGLVHNLCTLRLLDLSSNDLQGNFFQPRRNLSNNCFNHYDLEDLSIMSSSLTGYIPGWLGEEFRNLKSIGLSSNKLSDEIPASLGKLSSLRTLDLSGNMLSGEIPVSLGMLSNLTKLDLSGNNLTSIAPFPRFPSNLETLDLSNNQFSGKIPTSIGQLSKLQSLFLKDNPLEGVLLSEPQFGSLSSLTLLEIDDTLLTLNLSSGWVPPFQLQYFSAANCKINGKLPPWLQTQKNLSYLTLSNANISGEMPRWFHTMQQLEFVDLSNNKLKGSPIFPINFYSIYLSNNSLSRQIMLNGRKTEVYLQANTINLTNNSISEPLPENLGHIMPNLELLLLANNQITGPIPRSLCQLTSLSNLDIQNNRLSGVIPNCWANISTLLYVSLSYNKLEGHIPCFNNRDSFNFGLGDQFYLHLNDNMLTGEIPSCLSDLSNLQILDVGGNQLSGKMNKWFRAKKFKELKIIRLRGNKFSGTIPRQICSLPQLQLVDLAHNHFTGYIPHCLSNLTAMSSPDDTFIAYLSHVSEVYQGIERTYTSSVPYLVDIDLSSNNLMGSIPDDITKLSGLLSLNLSYNNLSGTIPENIGGLKSLIALDLSKNKLRGSIPTSMGQLYKLSQLNLSYNNLSGEIPTGNQLQTLSDQSSIYAGNPYLCGDFMPRKCKSKADELGKGASDKGNGDKEKKLKKMGFDLVVVSGFATGFWGVVGCLVLNSRWRHEFFRRLEDGYNWLYVIVVLKVRLLKAKMKRGE is encoded by the coding sequence ATGGAGAAGCTCGAGTCCTTGGTGTATTTGCTTGAGCTAAAACACATAGAGAGCTTGGACCTGAGCTACAATAACTTTGGTCATCGCTCAATTCCAAGGGTTATGGGTTCGATGAAGCAACTCAggtatctcaatctttcatttgCTTCTTTTGGCGGGTTAATTCCTTTTGATTTACGTAACCTCACTAACCTGCAAGTCCTTGATATGGGAAGTGATTGGGATAGTGATTATGAGATTGTCGTAGATAGTTTAGGTTGGGTTTCTGGTCTAAGAGAACTGCGATACTTGAACATGAATCATGTGAATATGAGTTATTCGCATGATTGGATTGAGTCGTTAATTGGACCACTCCCTTATATCCGGGAGTTACAGTTGAACAACTGTGGACTGACTCATTATAAACACGTTCACAGAAACTATTCGATTGCTGCTCATCTTCCAATCAGCTATTTAGATCTAAGTAGCAACAACCTTGGTGGAGATATACTTTGTATACTTCAAAATCTAACCTCTCTTGAATACCTTGACCTTTCTGACAGCATTCACCTTCCGCAATTTGATTTTAGCAATGATTCGATGAATCTTTGGGGTCTTGTACACAACTTGTGTACTTTGAGATTATTAGACTTGTCCAGTAATGATCTTCAAGGCAACTTTTTCCAACCACGTCGAAACTTATCCAACAATTGCTTCAACCATTATGATCTAGAGGATTTATCCATTATGAGCAGCTCTCTTACTGGTTATATTCCTGGATGGTTAGGAGAGGAATTTAGGAATCTTAAATCAATTGGTCTTTCTTCGAACAAGTTATCGGATGAGATTCCAGCATCTTTAGGGAAGCTATCATCTTTAAGGACACTTGATCTCtctggtaacatgttatcaggcGAGATTCCAGTATCTTTAGGGATGCTATCAAATTTGACGAAGCTAGATCTTAGCGGAAATAATTTGACTTCTATCGCACCCTTTCCCAGGTTTCCATCAAACTTAGAGACCTTAGATCTTTCTAATAATCAGTTTAGTGGCAAAATACCAACATCAATAGGACAACTTTCCAAGTTGCAAAGTCTATTTTTGAAAGACAATCCATTGGAAGGAGTGCTTCTCTCTGAACCTCAGTTTGGTAGCCTCTCAAGTTTGACTCTTTTAGAGATAGACGATACCTTGCTAACACTCAACCTGTCCTCTGGATGGGTGCCTCCATTCCAACTTCAATACTTCTCAGCCGCAAACTGCAAAATCAACGGAAAACTTCCTCCATGGCTTCAAACTCAAAAGAACCTATCATATCTCACTTTGTCTAATGCAAATATCTCCGGAGAGATGCCAAGATGGTTTCATACAATGCAACAACTTGAGTTTGTGGATCTTTCTAACAACAAGCTTAAAGGGTCTCCTATTTTTCCCATTAACTTTTACTCTATCTACCTCTCTAATAACTCATTGTCTAGGCAGATTATGTTAAATGGCAGAAAAACAGAAGTATATCTTCAAGCTAACACGATAAATCTCACAAATAATTCCATCTCTGAGCCACTTCCAGAAAATTTAGGTCATATAATGCCTAACTTGGAACTCCTACTCCTTGCAAATAATCAAATCACTGGTCCAATCCCAAGGTCTTTGTGTCAACTTACGTCATTGAGTAATTTGGATATTCAAAATAATCGCTTATCAGGGGTTATTCCAAATTGCTGGGCCAATATTTCAACCCTTTTGTATGTAAGTCTCTCATACAACAAGCTCGAAGGACATATTCCCTGCTTTAATAACAGAGATTCCTTTAATTTTGGGTTGGGTGATCAATTTTATTTGCATTTGAATGATAACATGTTGACTGGAGAGATACCTTCATGCTTGAGTGATCTTTCAAATCTGCAAATTTTAGACGTTGGTGGAAACCAGCTCTCGGGCAAAATGAACAAGTGGTTTAGAGCCAAGAAGTTCAAAGAACTCAAAATAATTCGGCTCAGAGGTAACAAATTTAGTGGCACTATTCCTAGGCAGATATGCTCCTTGCCTCAGCTCCAACTCGTGGACCTTGCACATAACCATTTTACAGGATACATTCCTCATTGTTTAAGTAACCTTACAGCTATGTCTTCACCTGATGATACATTTATTGCTTATTTGAGTCACGTTAGTGAGGTATATCAAGGAATCGAGCGTACATATACAAGCTCAGTACCGTATTTGGTAGATATAGACCTCTCCAGTAATAACTTGATGGGTAGCATTCCTGATGACATAACAAAGCTCTCGGGCTTGTTGAGTCTCAACTTATCATATAATAACTTATCTGGAACGATCCCTGAGAATATTGGGGGTTTGAAGTCACTGATTGCACTCGACTTGTCAAAGAATAAACTTAGGGGAAGTATCCCTACAAGCATGGGTCAACTATACAAATTGAGCCAACTCAACTTGTCCTACAACAATTTATCAGGTGAAATCCCGACTGGCAACCAGTTACAAACCCTCTCTGACCAATCCTCAATTTATGCCGGAAATCCTTATCTTTGTGGGGATTTTATGCCTagaaaatgcaagagcaaagccGACGAACTAGGAAAGGGTGCGAGTGATAAAGGCAATGGCGATAAggagaagaagctcaagaaaatggGATTCGACCTGGTTGTGGTGTCGGGATTTGCTACAGGTTTCTGGGGTGTTGTTGGGTGTTTGGTGTTAAATAGTAGGTGGAGGCATGAGTTTTTCCGGCGTCTTGAAGATGGGTATAACTGGTTGTATGTGATAGTTGTTCTGAAGGTGAGGTTGCTCAAAGCTAAGATGAAGAGAGGAGAATGA
- the LOC141606799 gene encoding putative prolyl 4-hydroxylase 12 isoform X4, translated as MGNLVKTCLLIYTFIFFNTSRWCSCNGNSHNNSTLRCKPSERAALLNFKHTLTYFDKVVSSSWEGEECCEWRRLGCDNTTGHILKLDLNGVNNNHLLKMEKLESLAYLLELKQLERLDLSYNIFSYSSIPTLMGLMKQLRHLNFSSSSLGGVFVYRGFLSDEECDHLISLASGKTNSVVSDAQGRTARSLADVDVKDEIVARVEEKISAWTLLPLGNSRPLQILHYANEQANEKYDYYGNKSAWQLNEPLMATVILSLSNTSRGGDISFPESQIKTSGLKSKLWPYSVSHNNLLKPVKGNAILFFNVHPNASPDKRSHHERNPVTEGGMWSAVKVFYQRAVSGITAPTDHENSDCTDEDESCSKWAALGECQRNSVFMVGSPDYYGTCRKSCQVC; from the exons ATGGGGAATTTGGTAAAAACTTGCCTACTGATTTACACATTCATCTTTTTCAATACTAGTAGATGGTGTAGCTGCAACGGGAACTCACACAACAACTCAACCTTGAGGTGTAAACCTTCTGAAAGAGCGGCCCTGCTCAACTTCAAGCACACCCTCACCTATTTCGACAAAGTTGTTTCATCTTCATGGGAAGGTGAGGAATGCTGTGAATGGAGACGACTGGGTTGTGATAACACAACCGGCCATATTCTCAAGCTCGACCTTAATGGAGTCAACAATAATCACTTGCTAAAAATGGAGAAGCTCGAGTCCTTGGCTTACTTGCTTGAGTTGAAACAGCTAGAGCGCTTGGACCTCAGCTACAATATCTTCAGTTATAGTTCAATTCCGACATTGATGGGTTTGATGAAGCAACTCAGGCATCTCAATTTCTCGTCTTCTTCTCTTGGTGG GGTCTTTGTTTACAGAGGTTTTTTATCTGACGAGGAGTGTGACCATCTTATCTCTTTG GCAAGTGGAAAGACTAATTCCGTAGTCAGTGATGCCCAAGGGCGGACTGCAAGATCATTAGCTGATGTGGATGTGAAA GACGAAATAGTAGCACGAGTAGAGGAAAAGATTTCAGCTTGGACACTTCTTCCTTTAG GCAATAGCAGGCCTCTACAAATCCTGCATTATGCCAATGAGCAGGCAAATGAGAAGTACGACTATTATGGCAACAAATCCGCATGGCAACTTAATGAACCTTTGATGGCGACTGTAATCTTGAGTCTTTCAAACACTTCTCGGGGTGGTGATATTTCCTTCCCTGAATCTCAG ATTAAAACCTCGGGACTGAAGAGCAAGTTGTGGCCTTACTCTGTTAGCCATAACAATTTACTGAAACCCGTTAAAGGAAATGCTATTCTCTTCTTCAATGTCCACCCAAATGCATCTCCTGACAAAAGAAGCCACCACGAGAGAAACCCGGTGACTGAAGGTGGAATGTGGTCTGCTGTCAAAGTATTTTACCAGAGAGCAGTCAGTGGGATTACTGCTCCAACTGATCACGAAAACAGTGACTGCACGGATGAAGATGAAAGCTGCTCAAAATGGGCTGCCCTCGGGGAATGCCAAAGAAATTCAGTATTCATGGTTGGGTCTCCTGATTATTACGGGACATGTCGAAAGAGCTGCCAAGTCTGTTGA
- the LOC141606799 gene encoding putative prolyl 4-hydroxylase 12 isoform X3, with product MNKFIEPQKYVAGVISRHIIQLTSPAIIPWYGSPTSLLLSRWCSCNVNSSNNTSLRCKPSERAALLNFKHNLTYFDKDVSWEGEECCQWKRVFCDNTTGHVLELDLYGNETNYIISGKLHCLVYLLELKQLERLDLSYNNFSYSLIPNFMGSMKKLRVFVYRGFLSDEECDHLISLASGKTNSVVSDAQGRTARSLADVDVKDEIVARVEEKISAWTLLPLGNSRPLQILHYANEQANEKYDYYGNKSAWQLNEPLMATVILSLSNTSRGGDISFPESQIKTSGLKSKLWPYSVSHNNLLKPVKGNAILFFNVHPNASPDKRSHHERNPVTEGGMWSAVKVFYQRAVSGITAPTDHENSDCTDEDESCSKWAALGECQRNSVFMVGSPDYYGTCRKSCQVC from the exons ATGAACAAGTttatt GAACCTCAAAAGTATGTTGCCGGGGTCATCAGTCGTCACATAATTCAACTCACAAGTCCTGCAATT ATTCCGTGGTATGGAAGCCCGACCAGTTTACTGTTGTCAAG ATGGTGTAGCTGCAACGTGAACTCGTCCAACAACACATCCTTGAGGTGTAAACCTTCTGAAAGAGCGGCTCTGCTCAACTTCAAGCACAACCTCACCTATTTCGACAAAGATGTTTCATGGGAAGGTGAGGAATGCTGCCAATGGAAACGGGTGTTTTGTGATAACACAACCGGCCATGTTCTAGAGCTTGATCTTTATGGAAACGAGACCAATTACATAATATCGGGGAAGCTCCACTGTTTGGTGTATTTGCTTGAGCTGAAACAACTGGAGAGGTTGGACCTGAGCTACAATAACTTCAGTTATAGCTTAATCCCGAATTTTATGGGTTCAATGAAAAAACTCAG GGTCTTTGTTTACAGAGGTTTTTTATCTGACGAGGAGTGTGACCATCTTATCTCTTTG GCAAGTGGAAAGACTAATTCCGTAGTCAGTGATGCCCAAGGGCGGACTGCAAGATCATTAGCTGATGTGGATGTGAAA GACGAAATAGTAGCACGAGTAGAGGAAAAGATTTCAGCTTGGACACTTCTTCCTTTAG GCAATAGCAGGCCTCTACAAATCCTGCATTATGCCAATGAGCAGGCAAATGAGAAGTACGACTATTATGGCAACAAATCCGCATGGCAACTTAATGAACCTTTGATGGCGACTGTAATCTTGAGTCTTTCAAACACTTCTCGGGGTGGTGATATTTCCTTCCCTGAATCTCAG ATTAAAACCTCGGGACTGAAGAGCAAGTTGTGGCCTTACTCTGTTAGCCATAACAATTTACTGAAACCCGTTAAAGGAAATGCTATTCTCTTCTTCAATGTCCACCCAAATGCATCTCCTGACAAAAGAAGCCACCACGAGAGAAACCCGGTGACTGAAGGTGGAATGTGGTCTGCTGTCAAAGTATTTTACCAGAGAGCAGTCAGTGGGATTACTGCTCCAACTGATCACGAAAACAGTGACTGCACGGATGAAGATGAAAGCTGCTCAAAATGGGCTGCCCTCGGGGAATGCCAAAGAAATTCAGTATTCATGGTTGGGTCTCCTGATTATTACGGGACATGTCGAAAGAGCTGCCAAGTCTGTTGA
- the LOC141606799 gene encoding receptor-like protein EIX2 isoform X2 — MQQLDYVDLSNNKLTGSVTFPINFSTLSLSNNSLSSEFLSNGSQTEVYFQAIKLNLSNNFIFGPLPKGLGDIMPYLEGLILSNNQLSGPVPISLCQLTALHALNIQNNSLSGVIPNCWANVSTLSYINLSYNKLKGHIPCFNNRDSYNLGLAEDTFLHLNDNMLSGEIPSCLSDLTNMQILDIGGNQLSGKMNKWFTAEKFKDLQILRLRENQFSGTIPRQICSLPQLQIMDLGHNHFRGSIPSCLSNLTAMTSPNTSQITDRNEGISEVIQGIERAYTSTLPYLVDIDLSSNNLVGVIPDDMTKISGLLSLNLSYNQLSGTIPANIGDLKSMISLDLSENNIKGSIPRSITELYSLSHLNLSYNNLSGQIPTGNQLQTLSDQASIYAGNPYLCADFLPKKCKSNADKQVKGTSDKGNGNNEDKLKKMGFDLVVMSGFATGFWGVVGCLVLNMRWRRLFFRRLENGYNWLYAIVALKVSQS, encoded by the coding sequence ATGCAACAACTTGACTATGTCGATCTTTCTAACAACAAACTTACAGGGTCAGTTACTTTCCCTATCAACTTTTCCACATTGTCCCTCTCTAACAACTCTCTGTCATCGGAATTTTTGTCAAATGGCAGTCAAACAGAAGTATATTTTCAGGCGATCAAATTAAATCTCTCAAATAATTTTATCTTCGGGCCGTTACCGAAAGGTTTAGGTGACATTATGCCATACTTGGAAGGCCTAATCCTTTCCAATAATCAACTTAGTGGTCCAGTGCCTATTTCTTTGTGCCAACTTACGGCATTGCATGCTTTAAATATTCAAAATAATAGCCTTTCCGGGGTAATTCCAAATTGTTGGGCCAATGTTTCAACACTTTCATATATAAATCTCTCATATAACAAGCTCAAGGGACATATTCCCTGCTTTAATAACAGAGATTCCTACAATTTGGGTCTTGCCGAGGATActtttttgcatttgaatgacAACATGTTGAGCGGAGAGATCCCTTCATGCTTGAGCGATCTCACAAATATGCAAATTTTAGACATTGGTGGAAACCAGCTCTCAGGTAAAATGAACAAGTGGTTTACTGCTGAAAAATTTAAGGATCTGCAAATACTTAGGCTTAGGGAAAATCAATTTAGTGGCACTATTCCTAGGCAGATATGCTCCTTGCCTCAGCTCCAAATCATGGACCTTGGACATAACCATTTTAGAGGATCCATTCCTAGTTGTTTAAGTAACCTTACAGCCATGACTTCACCTAATACATCCCAAATTACCGATAGAAATGAGGGTATTAGTGAGGTAATTCAAGGTATAGAGCGTGCATATACGAGCACACTACCATATTTGGTGGATATAGACCTCTCTAGTAATAACCTGGTGGGTGTCATTCCTGATGACATGACAAAGATCTCCGGCTTATTGAGCCTCAATTTGTCGTATAATCAACTATCAGGAACCATCCCCGCAAATATTGGGGATTTGAAGTCAATGATCTCACTTGACTTGTCAGAAAATAATATAAAGGGAAGTATCCCAAGAAGCATAACTGAACTATATAGCTTGAGCCATCTTAACTTATCCTACAACAATTTATCGGGCCAAATCCCAACTGGCAATCAACTACAAACCCTCTCTGACCAAGCCTCAATTTATGCTGGAAATCCTTATCTTTGTGCGGATTTTTTGCCTAAGAAGTGTAAAAGCAATGCAGACAAGCAAGTTAAGGGTACGAGTGACAAGGGCAATGGCAATAATGAGGATAAGCTCAAGAAAATGGGATTCGACCTAGTTGTGATGTCGGGATTTGCTACTGGTTTTTGGGGTGTTGTTGGGTGCTTGGTGTTGAATATGAGATGGAGGCGTTTGTTTTTCCGGCGTCTTGAAAATGGTTATAACTGGTTGTATGCGATAGTTGCTCTGAAGGTGAGCCAAAGCTAA